In the genome of Deinococcus sp. QL22, one region contains:
- a CDS encoding ABC transporter ATP-binding protein, with amino-acid sequence MTNIQQPRVNQTQPHRAGQELVIEQLAAGYGKVQVLWDVSVRVGPGEFVAMIGANGAGKTTTLRAVSGVVKPTGGRIRLGGHDITRAAPSDVVALGLGHVPEGRELFAMMTVRENLELGAAMRPEARAAQQQTLEQVYALFPRLQERSKQLAGTLSGGEQQMVAVGRALMGLPSVLVVDEPSLGLSPLMTQTVFEALKAVNAEGVSVLLVEQNVGLSLRLAHRAYVLENGQVVKEGTGEALLADPGVRAAYLAL; translated from the coding sequence ATGACCAACATTCAACAGCCGCGCGTGAATCAAACTCAACCTCACAGGGCCGGACAAGAACTCGTCATCGAACAGCTGGCCGCAGGCTACGGCAAGGTGCAGGTGCTGTGGGACGTGAGCGTGCGGGTCGGGCCGGGCGAATTCGTGGCGATGATCGGGGCCAACGGCGCGGGCAAAACGACCACGCTGCGTGCCGTCAGCGGCGTGGTCAAGCCCACTGGGGGCCGCATTCGTTTGGGAGGGCACGACATTACCCGCGCCGCGCCCAGCGATGTGGTCGCGCTGGGGCTGGGCCATGTCCCAGAAGGTCGCGAACTGTTTGCGATGATGACTGTCCGCGAAAATCTCGAACTCGGCGCGGCCATGCGTCCGGAAGCCAGAGCCGCCCAGCAGCAGACGCTGGAGCAGGTGTACGCCCTGTTTCCACGCCTACAGGAACGCTCGAAGCAGTTGGCGGGCACCCTGTCGGGCGGCGAGCAACAGATGGTGGCAGTGGGCCGCGCCCTGATGGGCCTTCCCAGCGTGTTGGTCGTCGACGAACCCAGCTTAGGCCTCTCGCCGCTGATGACCCAGACGGTGTTTGAAGCACTCAAGGCCGTCAATGCCGAGGGCGTGAGCGTGCTGCTGGTCGAGCAGAATGTGGGCCTGAGTCTGCGGCTGGCCCACCGTGCCTACGTGCTGGAAAACGGGCAGGTGGTCAAAGAAGGCACGGGGGAGGCGCTGCTGGCCGATCCGGGTGTGCGGGCGGCGTATCTGGCGCTGTGA
- a CDS encoding ABC transporter ATP-binding protein: MSSVQAKAVLRAENLSKRFGGLSAVQNVSFTQYAGEILAVIGPNGAGKTTLLNLLSGVYRPSTGRLWLQEEDITDAPMERRCHAGLGRAFQIVRPFPEMTVHENVTVGALFGQRGMRLPQARERAYDLLERTGLAAHADRAAHELTLLQDKRLEVARALATQPCVLLLDEVMAGLRPAEAQEAVELVRGVRDSGISVLFIEHIMPVVRDLADRVVVMDQGQVLAEGTYHEVTANPQVVAAYLGTEAGLHA; this comes from the coding sequence GTGAGCTCCGTTCAAGCCAAAGCTGTCTTGCGGGCCGAGAACCTCAGCAAGCGATTTGGGGGGCTGAGCGCCGTGCAGAACGTCAGTTTCACCCAGTATGCAGGCGAGATTCTGGCCGTGATCGGGCCAAACGGGGCAGGCAAGACCACGCTGCTCAATCTGCTGTCGGGCGTGTACCGCCCCAGCACGGGCCGCCTGTGGCTGCAAGAAGAAGACATCACCGACGCGCCGATGGAACGCCGCTGCCACGCCGGATTGGGCCGGGCCTTTCAGATCGTGCGGCCCTTTCCGGAGATGACAGTTCATGAAAATGTGACGGTGGGAGCCTTGTTCGGTCAGCGGGGGATGCGGCTGCCACAGGCGCGGGAGCGGGCCTATGACCTGCTGGAGCGCACCGGACTGGCGGCCCACGCCGACCGCGCCGCCCATGAGCTGACCCTACTGCAAGACAAGCGGCTGGAAGTGGCCCGCGCTCTGGCGACCCAGCCGTGCGTGCTGCTGCTGGACGAGGTGATGGCCGGACTGCGACCTGCCGAAGCGCAGGAAGCCGTGGAATTGGTGCGCGGCGTGCGGGACAGCGGCATCAGCGTCCTGTTTATCGAACACATCATGCCGGTGGTGCGCGACCTGGCCGACCGGGTAGTGGTCATGGATCAGGGACAGGTCTTGGCCGAGGGCACCTACCACGAGGTCACGGCCAATCCGCAGGTCGTGGCGGCTTATCTGGGTACAGAAGCGGGGCTACACGCATGA